A single genomic interval of Candidatus Korarchaeota archaeon NZ13-K harbors:
- a CDS encoding S-adenosylmethionine synthetase — protein sequence LISLMRPRSSEAAAGKNPVSHVGKIYNVYAHEIAKKIVEELPQVREAYVWLLSRIGYPINEPTFIAAEIFTESGFEDLRKQVEEILLREISRIDQFIERLIDGEVPVY from the coding sequence GGCTCATATCCCTCATGAGGCCTAGGAGCTCCGAGGCCGCGGCCGGCAAGAACCCCGTGAGTCATGTTGGAAAAATATACAACGTTTATGCGCATGAGATAGCTAAAAAGATAGTTGAAGAGCTTCCTCAGGTGAGAGAAGCATATGTATGGCTCCTGAGCAGGATAGGATACCCTATAAATGAGCCCACATTCATAGCAGCTGAGATATTCACGGAATCGGGCTTCGAGGACCTGAGGAAACAGGTGGAGGAGATACTCCTCAGGGAGATCTCACGGATAGATCAGTTCATCGAGAGGTTGATAGACGGTGAGGTACCTGTCTACTGA